One window from the genome of Lachancea thermotolerans CBS 6340 chromosome B complete sequence encodes:
- the AIM6 gene encoding Aim6p (similar to uniprot|Q6B312 Saccharomyces cerevisiae YDL237W Hypothetical ORF) has protein sequence MKYLSYTITFVKNTHRSCQRINKSASFGMIGSLAIGFVLMIVSFWAGTYVNVRGNPVMLDFSDGASSTRGDSNAHNNLGLTGANLLHFFKNRMSDTKDLTDARGVQVSRFYDEVVRYLTAENAGASTAEGTCFPEGSIVSKLTRNVNVVPKVHSHNDYWRDLPLFEALCHGIPSVEADVWLVDNDTQLAVGHNEAFLDHAHRTLHSLYTGPLLTMLNEVNCNLGDKDHKYGVFYSSPETTLNLYIDFKSPDSTQTYALLMDLYLKPLIDMGYLTYFDMDEEKVVWNPVTVILTGDYPTDPTVLDGQEQKGYYNTTQRFVFLDAPMHKLDEHYSGISVVASASLQQLLGNCKDLSQEADRSLLRQGSLPTESVTCVAKQVQKAQSLGLKTRIWGAPTWPESSKQKLWSQQIFDIGIDFLNTDDLEEVTHL, from the coding sequence ATGAAATACCTCTCATATACTATTACATTTGTGAAAAATACTCATCGCAGCTGCCAACGCATTAACAAAAGCGCTAGCTTCGGGATGATTGGTTCGCTTGCGATAGGATTTGTCTTGATGATAGTGTCGTTCTGGGCTGGCACGTATGTCAACGTGCGAGGAAACCCAGTAATGCTGGATTTCAGCGACGGCGCCAGCTCTACCCGCGGCGATTCTAACGCACATAACAACCTGGGCCTGACCGGCGCTAATTTGTTacatttcttcaaaaacaggaTGTCCGACACCAAGGACTTGACGGACGCAAGAGGCGTTCAGGTCTCTAGGTTCTACGATGAGGTGGTGCGGTATTTGACCGCGGAAAATGCTGGCGCGAGCACGGCCGAGGGAACGTGCTTTCCCGAGGGCTCAATTGTGAGCAAGCTGACTAGAAACGTGAACGTGGTTCCAAAAGTGCACTCGCACAACGACTACTGGCGAGACCTGCCGCTGTTCGAGGCGCTCTGCCACGGAATACCGAGTGTGGAGGCCGATGTGTGGCTGGTCGACAACGACACTCAACTAGCCGTCGGCCACAACGAAGCGTTCCTTGACCATGCGCACCGCACGCTGCACTCGCTTTACACTGGACCCCTGCTGACTATGCTGAACGAGGTGAACTGCAACCTCGGCGACAAGGACCACAAGTACGGAGTTTTTTACAGCTCCCCAGAAACCACGCTCAACTTGTACATCGACTTCAAGTCGCCCGACAGCACCCAGACTTACGCCCTGCTCATGGACCTGTACCTCAAGCCCTTGATTGACATGGGTTACCTAACGTACTTCGACATGgacgaagaaaaagttGTCTGGAACCCCGTCACAGTGATTCTGACCGGCGACTACCCGACCGACCCCACCGTGCTAGACGGCCAGGAACAGAAAGGGTATTACAACACAACTCAGAGGTTCGTTTTCTTGGACGCGCCAATGCACAAACTTGACGAACATTATAGCGGTATATCTGTTGTGGCGTCGGCATCGCTGCAACAATTGCTGGGAAACTGCAAAGACTTATCTCAGGAAGCCGACCGCTCTCTGTTGCGTCAAGGCTCTCTGCCTACTGAGTCCGTTACATGCGTTGCGAAACAAGTGCAGAAGGCTCAGTCCTTAGGACTCAAGACACGCATCTGGGGCGCACCAACCTGGCCCGAGTCCTCcaaacaaaagctttggtCGCAGCAGATCTTCGACATCGGAATCGACTTCCTGAATACTGATGACCTGGAAGAGGTGACACACTTGTAA